A window of Leptolyngbyaceae cyanobacterium contains these coding sequences:
- a CDS encoding succinate dehydrogenase/fumarate reductase flavoprotein subunit, producing MLEHDVIIVGGGLAGCRAAVEIARTDPKLSVAVVAKTHPIRSHSVAAQGGMAATLNNVDPEDTWQAHAFDTVKGSDYLADQDAVEILTREAPQVIIDLEHMGVLFSRLPDGRIAQRAFGGHSHRRTCYAADKTGHAILHELVNNLRRYGVHIYDEWYVMQLILEDGQAKGVLMYRILDGEMEVVRAKAIMFATGGYGRVYNTTSNDYASTGDGLAMSALAGVPLEDMEFVQFHPTGLYPVGVLISEAVRGEGAYLINSEGDRFMANYAPSRMELAPRDITSRAITREIQAGRGIHPDGSAGGPFVYLDLRHMGKEKIMSRVPFAWEECHRLVGIDAVHQPMPVRPTVHYSMGGIPVNTSGQVRSGPDGLVEGFFAAGEAACVSVHGANRLGSNSLLECVVYGKITGAAIAQYVQNRKLPEIDEQRYIKDAKTQIQSLLDQKGEIRIGQLRQNFQDCMTQHCGVFRTDAIVREGLVKLQQLQKQYENIYLDDKGKLWNTEIIEAIELRSLMIVGQLILTSALNRQESRGAHYREDYSDRDDDNFLKHTLAYYSPAGIDLQYKPVAITMFEPKERKY from the coding sequence ATGTTAGAACACGATGTAATTATAGTTGGTGGTGGATTAGCAGGGTGTCGCGCTGCGGTGGAGATTGCTCGCACTGACCCGAAATTGAGTGTAGCAGTAGTAGCAAAAACTCACCCGATTCGATCGCACTCGGTCGCCGCCCAAGGAGGAATGGCAGCTACCCTGAACAATGTCGATCCGGAAGATACCTGGCAAGCCCATGCCTTCGATACCGTCAAAGGTTCCGATTATTTGGCAGACCAAGATGCGGTAGAAATTCTCACCCGCGAAGCACCGCAAGTCATCATCGACTTAGAACACATGGGAGTGTTGTTCTCCCGCCTGCCCGATGGTCGCATTGCCCAACGTGCGTTTGGCGGACATTCCCATCGTCGCACTTGTTACGCCGCCGACAAAACCGGTCACGCCATTCTCCACGAACTAGTGAATAATCTCCGGCGTTACGGCGTCCACATCTACGATGAGTGGTACGTGATGCAACTGATTTTAGAAGATGGTCAAGCTAAGGGGGTGCTGATGTACCGCATCCTCGACGGGGAAATGGAAGTAGTTCGCGCCAAAGCGATAATGTTTGCCACTGGCGGTTACGGTCGAGTTTACAATACTACTTCTAATGATTACGCCTCGACTGGTGACGGTTTGGCGATGTCTGCTTTAGCAGGCGTACCCCTGGAAGATATGGAATTCGTACAATTCCATCCCACTGGATTGTATCCGGTGGGGGTATTGATTTCGGAAGCGGTGCGGGGTGAGGGTGCGTATCTAATTAATAGTGAAGGCGATCGCTTTATGGCGAACTACGCCCCCAGTAGAATGGAACTAGCCCCTCGCGACATTACCTCAAGAGCGATTACGCGGGAAATTCAAGCCGGACGGGGCATACATCCCGACGGTTCTGCTGGTGGCCCGTTCGTTTACCTCGACTTGCGCCACATGGGTAAAGAAAAAATCATGAGTCGAGTTCCCTTCGCGTGGGAAGAATGTCACAGGTTAGTCGGTATCGATGCCGTACATCAACCGATGCCCGTCCGCCCCACCGTTCACTATTCAATGGGTGGCATTCCCGTCAATACTAGCGGTCAAGTGCGGAGTGGCCCAGATGGTTTGGTGGAAGGTTTCTTTGCCGCTGGGGAAGCTGCTTGCGTGTCCGTTCACGGCGCTAACCGTTTGGGGAGTAATTCCCTCTTGGAATGTGTAGTATACGGGAAAATCACCGGGGCTGCGATCGCGCAATACGTCCAAAATCGCAAACTACCGGAAATCGACGAACAACGGTATATCAAGGATGCAAAAACCCAAATTCAATCTTTATTAGACCAAAAAGGAGAAATTCGCATCGGACAACTGCGACAAAACTTCCAAGACTGCATGACTCAACACTGTGGCGTTTTTCGCACTGACGCGATCGTGCGAGAAGGATTAGTCAAATTGCAACAACTACAAAAGCAGTACGAAAATATCTATTTAGATGATAAAGGTAAACTTTGGAATACGGAAATCATCGAAGCGATCGAACTGCGTAGTTTAATGATTGTCGGTCAGTTAATTCTCACTTCTGCCCTTAATCGCCAAGAAAGTCGCGGCGCACATTACCGAGAAGATTATAGCGATCGAGATGATGACAATTTCCTCAAGCACACCCTCGCTTACTATTCTCCTGCCGGCATTGACCTTCAGTATAAACCCGTAGCAATTACCATGTTCGAGCCAAAAGAAAGGAAGTATTGA
- a CDS encoding GAF domain-containing protein: MSFHSAPSNLPRNSDRTNMSKGDPHLRKFVDRLSKKMERDALIQKTTDELREFLQVDRVVLYYFYSEWQGQVTFESLSAKKLSILGSTGPDECFNGEYAAMYLAGRVRAIPNIEAESIHECHRNSLRYLGVKANLVVPILTSAKLWGLLIAHHCQDVRPWLNSDIEMMQKGANAIANSPAVRDS; encoded by the coding sequence ATGAGTTTTCATTCAGCACCAAGTAACTTACCCAGAAACTCCGATCGTACAAATATGAGCAAAGGCGATCCTCACCTCAGAAAGTTTGTTGACCGTCTCAGTAAAAAAATGGAACGGGATGCTTTAATCCAAAAGACTACGGATGAGCTTAGAGAATTTCTACAGGTCGATCGGGTAGTTTTATACTATTTTTATAGCGAATGGCAAGGACAAGTTACCTTTGAGTCTTTAAGTGCTAAAAAATTGTCTATTTTAGGCTCAACTGGCCCTGATGAGTGTTTCAATGGAGAATATGCTGCTATGTACTTAGCAGGAAGAGTACGAGCAATTCCAAATATTGAAGCAGAATCAATTCATGAATGTCATCGAAACTCTCTCAGGTATCTGGGAGTTAAAGCTAATTTAGTAGTACCTATTTTAACTTCTGCTAAGTTGTGGGGTTTACTAATTGCTCATCATTGCCAAGATGTCCGTCCTTGGTTGAATTCCGATATTGAAATGATGCAAAAAGGTGCAAATGCGATCGCTAATTCCCCAGCAGTTCGAGATAGTTAA
- the purQ gene encoding phosphoribosylformylglycinamidine synthase subunit PurQ, translating to MKFGVLVFPGSNCDRDVVYVTRDLLKQPTRMVWHEETDISDLDVIVVPGGFSYGDYLRCGAIARFSPVMKATVEHANKGKLVLGICNGFQVLTEAGLLPGALVRNRDLHFICDRVPLRVERTDLPWTQLYQAGQVITLPIAHGEGNYYADADTLAQLEDNQQVLFRYEGENPNGSLNNIAGICNIKGNVVGMMPHPERASDPMLGGTDGMKLFEGLLKVAVGAIA from the coding sequence ATGAAGTTTGGGGTATTGGTTTTTCCGGGTTCTAATTGCGATCGCGATGTGGTTTACGTTACTCGCGATCTCCTCAAGCAGCCGACTCGTATGGTTTGGCACGAGGAAACTGATATTTCCGATCTAGATGTAATCGTGGTTCCGGGTGGTTTCAGCTACGGGGATTATTTGCGCTGCGGCGCGATCGCCCGTTTCTCTCCGGTGATGAAAGCTACTGTGGAACACGCAAATAAAGGTAAGCTGGTGCTGGGCATTTGCAATGGTTTCCAGGTGCTAACCGAGGCGGGTTTGTTACCTGGGGCGTTGGTACGAAATCGGGATTTGCATTTTATTTGCGATCGCGTTCCCTTACGAGTAGAACGCACCGATTTACCTTGGACTCAGCTTTATCAAGCGGGACAGGTAATCACTCTACCAATTGCCCACGGTGAGGGTAATTACTATGCCGATGCCGATACATTGGCACAGTTGGAAGATAACCAGCAAGTGCTATTTCGCTACGAAGGAGAAAATCCTAACGGTTCTTTAAATAATATTGCTGGTATTTGCAATATTAAAGGAAACGTGGTAGGAATGATGCCTCACCCGGAACGCGCATCAGACCCCATGTTAGGGGGAACGGATGGCATGAAATTATTTGAAGGATTGTTAAAGGTGGCAGTGGGTGCGATCGCTTAG
- the purS gene encoding phosphoribosylformylglycinamidine synthase subunit PurS has protein sequence MLKFNARIYVTLRPSVLDPAGVAVQSGLKHMGYENVEQVRIGKYVEVTLNAESEEAARQQLDIICDRLLANPVIENYRFELNAVSVPAEAGTKV, from the coding sequence GTGTTAAAGTTTAACGCTCGCATCTATGTTACTTTACGCCCTTCGGTTTTAGATCCGGCTGGTGTGGCGGTACAGTCGGGACTTAAGCATATGGGTTATGAAAATGTGGAACAGGTGAGAATTGGCAAGTATGTCGAAGTGACGTTGAATGCGGAATCGGAAGAGGCGGCGCGGCAACAACTGGATATTATCTGCGATCGCCTGTTGGCAAATCCAGTAATCGAAAATTATCGTTTTGAGTTAAATGCGGTGTCTGTACCAGCGGAAGCGGGGACAAAAGTATGA